The following are encoded together in the Sphingomonas insulae genome:
- the rsmD gene encoding 16S rRNA (guanine(966)-N(2))-methyltransferase RsmD produces the protein MRVIAGQWRGRPLVAPKGDATRPTADRTREALFSMLTSRLGSFEGLAVADLFAGSGALGIEALSRGAGSCLFVEQDGAALDALKANLAKLGTRGDVRAGSVMALGPAAKPLDLIMMDPPYGTGAGLVALDKLARLGWTSPATWISIETAKAEDVAPTGFVIDVSRVHGKARLTLLRQG, from the coding sequence ATGAGGGTCATCGCCGGACAATGGCGCGGGCGGCCGCTCGTCGCGCCCAAAGGTGATGCCACCCGCCCGACTGCGGATCGAACGCGCGAGGCGCTGTTCTCGATGTTGACCAGCAGACTCGGCAGTTTCGAAGGACTGGCGGTCGCCGACCTGTTCGCCGGATCGGGCGCGCTGGGGATAGAGGCATTGTCGCGCGGCGCGGGTTCGTGCCTGTTCGTCGAACAGGACGGTGCGGCGCTGGACGCATTGAAGGCGAACCTCGCAAAGCTCGGCACGCGTGGAGACGTCCGGGCGGGATCCGTGATGGCGCTGGGGCCGGCGGCAAAACCGCTCGACCTCATCATGATGGACCCGCCTTATGGCACCGGTGCCGGTCTGGTCGCGCTCGACAAGCTGGCCCGGCTCGGCTGGACATCGCCGGCGACGTGGATCAGCATCGAGACGGCGAAGGCGGAAGATGTGGCGCCGACGGGGTTCGTCATCGACGTCAGCCGGGTTCACGGCAAAGCGCGGCTGACCCTCCTGCGTCAGGGCTGA
- a CDS encoding response regulator: protein MLFGRKKRQIVRLLVVEDEPLIAFDTEHVLTDAGYEVVATVDRVVDALNVLRSGAGVDLILVDVHLADGTGLDVARAAVEAGVPVLFVTGNCPVEATTLAAGCLAKPYQQRDLIGAIEAIDARIGGRKQKRLPSGLRLFEAPAS from the coding sequence ATGCTGTTCGGGAGGAAGAAGCGCCAGATCGTGCGTTTGCTGGTCGTCGAGGACGAACCGCTGATCGCATTCGATACCGAGCATGTCCTGACCGATGCCGGCTATGAAGTCGTGGCTACCGTGGATCGCGTCGTCGACGCCCTGAACGTGTTGCGATCCGGGGCCGGCGTAGACCTGATATTGGTCGACGTGCATCTGGCCGACGGCACCGGGCTCGACGTCGCGCGCGCTGCGGTGGAGGCTGGAGTGCCCGTGCTGTTCGTCACCGGCAACTGCCCGGTCGAGGCGACGACGCTGGCAGCAGGTTGTCTCGCCAAGCCGTATCAGCAACGCGATCTGATCGGCGCGATCGAGGCGATCGACGCCAGGATCGGCGGGCGCAAGCAGAAGCGCCTGCCCAGCGGCCTGCGATTGTTCGAGGCGCCCGCCAGCTGA
- a CDS encoding AmpG family muropeptide MFS transporter, whose translation MLTGSNLYFVIVAAIAVLVVVAMRRSPAVRARLAPLAPYAERGPIAVFFMGISSGLAFTMIGATLTTRLKQDGLDKSTITAFTLGFLVYNLKPLWAWMVDGIRLPVLGGLGQRVSWILLSGVLVAAAIVNLALVDPVADLQATIVAAVLVGFAGATYDIVIDAYRIETLEPNQMGVGSGMTQYGWKIGSVLAGALALVIAARSNWQVAYLACVVFAFPAMIVAVLRGEPSRRREPIVRRGMSELGASIIGPFIEFFRRHGALVILAFILLHKIGDTLGQQALRLMLDDLGFTNDEIALYDVVIGFWAFWVGLAIGGVLYAKLGLKRSVLLSLMLMMISNASFALLAAAGHSNMGLAAAMAFENVASGIGGVTIVAYFSALCDLRFTAAQYALISAAASVVGRVLTATTTGRLVDSFGYVAFYWGTTAAALPGVLLFWWMSRSGLIDRSIGSAGVSGEGDVRAEEPQGTA comes from the coding sequence ATGTTGACCGGCAGTAACCTGTATTTCGTCATCGTCGCGGCGATCGCTGTCCTCGTCGTCGTGGCGATGCGTCGTTCGCCCGCGGTCCGCGCGCGGCTCGCGCCGCTGGCGCCCTATGCCGAACGCGGGCCGATCGCGGTTTTCTTTATGGGAATTTCGTCGGGTCTCGCCTTCACGATGATCGGTGCCACGTTGACCACCCGGCTCAAACAGGACGGGCTCGACAAATCGACGATCACCGCCTTCACGCTCGGCTTCCTCGTCTACAATCTCAAACCGTTATGGGCATGGATGGTGGATGGCATACGGCTGCCGGTCCTCGGGGGGCTGGGCCAGCGGGTATCGTGGATATTGTTGTCGGGGGTGCTGGTCGCAGCCGCCATCGTCAACTTGGCCCTGGTCGATCCCGTCGCTGACCTTCAGGCGACGATCGTTGCGGCGGTGCTCGTCGGCTTCGCCGGCGCGACCTATGACATCGTCATCGACGCCTATCGCATCGAAACGCTCGAACCGAACCAAATGGGTGTCGGATCGGGCATGACACAATATGGTTGGAAGATCGGGTCGGTGCTGGCGGGGGCCCTGGCGCTGGTCATCGCGGCGCGATCGAACTGGCAAGTCGCCTATCTTGCCTGCGTCGTCTTCGCCTTCCCGGCGATGATCGTCGCGGTGCTGCGCGGCGAGCCATCGCGCCGGCGGGAACCCATCGTGCGGCGGGGGATGTCCGAACTTGGCGCGTCCATCATCGGACCATTCATCGAATTCTTTCGCCGTCATGGGGCCCTGGTCATCCTGGCCTTCATCCTGCTCCACAAGATCGGCGATACGCTGGGGCAGCAGGCGTTGCGTCTGATGCTCGACGACCTCGGCTTCACCAATGACGAAATCGCGCTCTACGACGTCGTCATCGGCTTCTGGGCGTTCTGGGTCGGCCTTGCGATCGGCGGGGTGCTTTACGCCAAACTTGGCTTGAAGCGATCCGTGCTGCTCAGCTTGATGCTGATGATGATCTCCAATGCCAGCTTCGCCTTGCTCGCGGCTGCGGGCCACAGCAACATGGGGCTGGCGGCGGCGATGGCGTTCGAAAATGTCGCGAGCGGTATCGGCGGCGTCACCATCGTCGCCTATTTTTCGGCCTTATGCGATCTGCGCTTCACCGCTGCGCAATATGCGCTCATCTCCGCGGCGGCGAGCGTCGTCGGACGGGTGCTCACCGCCACGACGACGGGGCGACTGGTCGATAGCTTCGGCTATGTCGCCTTTTATTGGGGAACCACCGCGGCCGCATTGCCGGGCGTGTTGTTGTTCTGGTGGATGAGCCGTTCCGGATTGATCGATCGTTCGATCGGCAGTGCCGGCGTTTCGGGGGAAGGCGACGTGCGCGCCGAGGAGCCGCAGGGGACCGCCTGA
- the accD gene encoding acetyl-CoA carboxylase, carboxyltransferase subunit beta, translating to MSWISNVRNALPFVAKRESSDENLWHKCKGCGQMIFAKELEENLYVCPKCDHHERIGPKERFRQILDDGSCSELPVPKVPEDPLRFRDSKRYTDRLKAARTLAQEQDALINARGTILGHRVVMGVQDFAFMGGSMGLAVGEAFVRGVEAAIKDKAPYVIFTAAGGARMQEGILSLMQMPRSTVAIQMLHDAGLPYVVVLTDPTTGGVTASYAMLGDVQISEPGALIGFAGQRVIESTIREKLPEGFQRAEYLLDHGMLDMVVHRKQLRDQLATVIGYLTAARAA from the coding sequence ATGAGCTGGATCAGCAACGTCCGCAACGCCCTGCCCTTCGTCGCCAAGCGCGAATCGTCGGACGAGAACCTGTGGCACAAGTGCAAGGGCTGCGGGCAGATGATCTTCGCTAAGGAATTGGAGGAGAACCTCTACGTCTGCCCGAAGTGCGACCATCACGAGCGGATCGGGCCGAAGGAACGCTTCCGGCAAATCCTCGATGATGGCAGCTGTTCCGAACTGCCGGTGCCCAAGGTGCCTGAGGATCCGCTGAGATTCCGTGATTCGAAACGCTATACCGACCGGCTGAAGGCGGCGCGGACGTTGGCGCAGGAACAGGATGCGCTCATCAACGCCCGCGGTACGATCCTAGGCCACCGCGTGGTGATGGGCGTACAGGACTTCGCCTTCATGGGCGGATCGATGGGCCTTGCCGTCGGCGAAGCGTTCGTGCGCGGGGTCGAGGCGGCGATCAAGGACAAGGCACCGTACGTCATCTTCACCGCCGCCGGCGGCGCGCGCATGCAGGAAGGTATCCTGAGCCTGATGCAGATGCCGCGCAGCACCGTTGCGATCCAAATGTTGCACGATGCCGGCCTGCCCTATGTGGTGGTGCTGACCGATCCGACCACCGGCGGCGTCACCGCGAGCTACGCAATGCTGGGTGACGTGCAGATTTCGGAACCCGGCGCGCTCATCGGCTTCGCCGGCCAACGCGTCATCGAAAGCACGATCCGTGAAAAGCTGCCGGAGGGATTCCAGCGCGCCGAATATCTGCTGGATCACGGCATGCTCGACATGGTGGTGCATCGCAAGCAGTTGCGCGACCAGCTGGCGACGGTGATCGGTTACCTCACGGCAGCGCGCGCGGCCTAG
- a CDS encoding DUF6628 family protein gives MSDLTTTIAALPYALPACPNARIALFALRRMGAHGPHDARASHALFTAFGQDFRRPLVLMRALMADLAGTAEGTIAIAPCCCSRMTAAERSLLTILSRIETAPDSARYLLGDLLGVRRVDAVMASVAVLAMAFADDGRPICV, from the coding sequence ATGTCCGATCTCACTACCACGATCGCCGCTCTGCCCTATGCGTTGCCCGCATGTCCCAATGCGCGGATCGCGTTGTTCGCGCTGCGACGGATGGGCGCGCACGGGCCCCACGACGCCCGCGCCAGCCACGCACTGTTCACCGCGTTCGGACAGGATTTCCGACGTCCGCTCGTCCTGATGCGAGCGTTGATGGCAGACCTTGCCGGCACTGCCGAAGGTACGATCGCCATCGCGCCATGCTGCTGTTCGCGCATGACCGCTGCCGAGCGATCGCTGCTCACCATCCTCTCGCGGATCGAAACGGCACCGGACAGTGCGCGATACCTGCTAGGCGACCTTCTCGGCGTGCGCCGCGTCGATGCGGTGATGGCGAGCGTCGCCGTCCTTGCAATGGCGTTCGCCGACGATGGTCGCCCGATCTGCGTATGA
- a CDS encoding pseudouridine synthase: protein MAQTPDTRTGDRIAKLLARAGVASRREVERMIEEGRIALNGAVLDTPATVLRSLQGVTVDGQPAALPEPTRLFLYHKPNGLLVTERDPKGRTTIYDRLPRDLPRLVPVGRLDLNTEGLLLLTTDGGFKRQLELPSTGVERSYRARAYGNVTQQQLEELAEGVEIEGIRYGSIDANIERRTGANVWIEITITEGKNREVRRVLEYLGLQVSRLIRTRYGPFVLGDLPVGGVGEVKQHEVVAFRRTLKGGAPDESVIEAPRDGFRTAPSVDRNARARTRVEGGIPMREAQERPKPTRTPAPTGEGRRAPRRSEAVPTGIATRPARPGTKPASGRSPGRDEGSRGGVSAGRKRGEEPGRTARADDRAATRPPRGGTARSDDRASPRTQRGDDRTRTPRGNDRGRTPRADDRATPRSQGSDDRTRAARGGEATDRPRRNEPGVPAPSARPPKPGARPPRRDGTPSGNGPRPTSSGGRPPRGRRP, encoded by the coding sequence ATGGCCCAGACACCTGATACCCGTACCGGCGACCGGATCGCAAAATTGCTGGCGCGTGCCGGCGTCGCGAGTCGCCGCGAGGTCGAACGCATGATAGAAGAGGGCCGCATCGCACTGAACGGTGCGGTGCTTGACACGCCGGCAACGGTGCTGCGGTCGTTACAGGGCGTGACGGTCGACGGTCAGCCGGCGGCATTGCCGGAACCGACGCGGCTGTTCCTCTATCACAAGCCCAACGGGTTGCTGGTGACGGAGCGCGACCCGAAAGGCCGCACGACGATATACGACCGGCTGCCGCGCGACCTGCCGCGGCTGGTGCCGGTCGGGCGGCTCGACCTCAATACCGAGGGATTGTTGCTGCTCACCACGGATGGCGGTTTCAAGCGACAACTCGAGCTGCCCTCCACCGGCGTTGAGCGCAGCTATCGTGCGCGCGCCTATGGCAACGTGACGCAGCAACAGCTTGAGGAACTGGCGGAAGGCGTCGAGATCGAGGGCATTCGCTATGGATCGATCGATGCCAATATCGAACGCCGCACCGGGGCCAACGTCTGGATTGAGATCACGATCACCGAGGGCAAAAACCGCGAAGTGCGGCGCGTGCTCGAATACCTGGGATTGCAGGTCAGCCGGTTGATCCGCACGCGCTACGGGCCCTTCGTCCTCGGCGACCTGCCGGTGGGCGGCGTCGGCGAGGTAAAGCAGCATGAGGTGGTGGCGTTCCGCCGCACGCTGAAGGGCGGCGCGCCGGATGAATCGGTGATCGAGGCACCACGCGACGGGTTCCGCACCGCGCCGAGCGTCGATCGAAACGCGCGCGCGCGAACGCGGGTCGAGGGCGGCATACCGATGCGCGAGGCGCAGGAACGCCCCAAACCGACACGGACACCGGCGCCGACCGGCGAAGGCCGTCGTGCGCCGCGGCGGAGCGAAGCGGTGCCGACCGGGATCGCGACCCGCCCCGCCCGGCCCGGGACTAAGCCGGCGAGCGGCCGCTCGCCCGGTCGAGACGAGGGATCGCGAGGCGGCGTTTCGGCCGGACGCAAGCGGGGCGAGGAACCCGGCCGTACGGCGCGCGCCGATGACCGCGCGGCAACGCGGCCCCCGCGTGGCGGCACAGCGCGAAGCGATGATCGCGCGTCGCCACGGACGCAACGCGGTGATGATCGCACCCGAACGCCACGCGGCAACGACCGAGGCCGGACCCCACGCGCCGATGATCGCGCTACGCCGCGTTCGCAAGGCAGCGACGATCGCACGCGTGCCGCTCGTGGTGGTGAGGCTACGGATCGGCCGCGGCGTAACGAACCCGGCGTTCCTGCTCCTTCGGCGCGCCCCCCCAAACCCGGAGCGCGGCCGCCACGGCGCGACGGCACTCCATCCGGCAATGGGCCGCGACCGACAAGTTCCGGGGGCCGTCCGCCGCGGGGACGCCGGCCATGA
- the trpB gene encoding tryptophan synthase subunit beta, protein MNAPNTFRAQPDDRGHFGQFGGRYVAETLMPLILDLEREYRAAKADSAFLAQFDDLMEHYVGRPSPLYHAERLSAAVREGGKPGMGAQVWFKRDELNHTGAHKINNCIGQILLAIRMGKTRIIAETGAGQHGVATAAVCARFGLPCVIYMGAKDVARQQPNVFRMKLLGAEVRPVTSGAQTLSDAMNEGLRDWVANVHDTFYIIGTAAGPHPYPELVRDFQSIIGREARAQLLARTGKLPDMLVAAIGGGSNAIGLFHPFLDDADVAMLGVEAAGHGLEGNEHAASLAGGFPGVLHGNKTYLLQDQDGQIAEGHSISAGLDYPGIGPEHAWLRDIGRVEYTNATDKEALDAFQLLCRTEGIIPALEPAHAIAAVTKRARTMRDDQIILANLCGRGDKDIFTVADALGVAI, encoded by the coding sequence ATGAACGCCCCCAACACCTTTCGCGCGCAACCCGACGATCGTGGGCATTTCGGCCAGTTCGGCGGCCGCTACGTCGCCGAAACGCTGATGCCGCTGATCCTCGATCTCGAACGCGAATATCGCGCGGCGAAGGCCGATTCGGCCTTTTTGGCGCAATTCGACGACCTGATGGAACACTACGTCGGCCGCCCCAGCCCCCTGTATCACGCCGAACGGCTAAGCGCCGCGGTGCGTGAGGGTGGGAAGCCCGGCATGGGCGCGCAGGTCTGGTTCAAGCGCGACGAGTTGAACCACACGGGCGCGCACAAGATCAACAATTGCATCGGCCAGATCCTGCTCGCCATCCGCATGGGCAAGACTCGGATCATCGCCGAAACCGGCGCAGGCCAGCACGGCGTCGCCACCGCCGCAGTCTGTGCCCGCTTCGGCTTGCCCTGCGTCATCTACATGGGTGCCAAGGACGTCGCACGGCAACAGCCCAACGTATTCCGCATGAAGCTGCTCGGCGCGGAGGTTCGCCCCGTGACGTCCGGCGCGCAGACGCTGTCCGATGCGATGAACGAGGGTCTGCGCGACTGGGTCGCCAATGTCCATGACACCTTCTACATCATCGGCACCGCTGCCGGCCCGCATCCGTATCCCGAACTGGTCCGCGACTTCCAGAGCATCATCGGACGCGAGGCGCGGGCGCAACTGCTCGCGCGGACCGGCAAGCTGCCCGACATGCTGGTGGCGGCGATCGGTGGTGGATCGAATGCGATCGGCCTGTTCCATCCGTTCCTCGACGATGCCGACGTCGCCATGCTCGGCGTCGAGGCGGCGGGCCATGGGCTGGAGGGCAACGAACACGCCGCCAGCCTGGCAGGCGGCTTTCCCGGCGTGCTCCACGGCAACAAGACCTATCTGTTGCAGGACCAGGACGGGCAGATCGCCGAAGGGCATTCGATCTCGGCCGGCCTCGACTATCCCGGCATCGGGCCCGAGCATGCCTGGCTGCGCGACATCGGCCGCGTCGAATATACCAACGCAACCGACAAGGAGGCGCTGGACGCCTTTCAGCTGCTGTGCCGGACGGAGGGGATCATCCCCGCGCTGGAACCCGCCCACGCCATCGCCGCGGTGACCAAGCGCGCGCGCACGATGCGCGACGACCAGATCATCCTCGCCAATCTATGCGGTCGCGGCGACAAGGACATCTTCACTGTGGCCGACGCGCTGGGGGTGGCAATATGA
- a CDS encoding MFS transporter: protein MTQSVAKASPRRILTASLVGTAVEFYDFYIYATAAALVFGVLFFPAESGSAQQMLSYASFGLAFVARPVGALVFGHFGDRVGRKSTLVASLMLMGGSTVAIAFLPTYDQVGWIAPLLLCVMRLGQGLGLGGEWGGAALLAVENAPPHRRNTWGMFPPLGAPVGFIMANGLFLLLGLALDDAQFREWGWRLPFLVSAVLVALGLWVRLKLTETPAFLEAAEAEALPKVPIATLIGHHARPLIAGTGGVIACFALFYLATAFTLGYGTKTLGYGRQAMLGAELAAILFLAAGVIVASVIADRTGARRVLVIGFIGCIVAGLTMGPMLGAGSLFVIFLWLAFALFVMGFAYGPLGGWLPSLFPAGVRYTGVSMTFNLGGIIGGALAPLAAEALAPHGLGWVGLYLVGAGLLSLAGLALLRQP, encoded by the coding sequence ATGACCCAGTCCGTCGCAAAAGCCTCTCCACGCCGTATCCTGACGGCCAGTCTCGTCGGCACCGCCGTGGAGTTCTACGATTTCTACATCTACGCCACCGCCGCCGCCCTCGTCTTCGGCGTGCTGTTCTTTCCGGCGGAAAGTGGATCGGCCCAACAGATGTTGAGCTACGCGAGCTTCGGTCTCGCCTTTGTCGCGCGGCCGGTTGGCGCGCTCGTCTTCGGCCATTTCGGCGATCGCGTCGGCCGCAAGTCGACGCTGGTTGCCAGCCTGATGCTGATGGGGGGATCGACCGTCGCCATCGCGTTTCTGCCGACCTACGACCAGGTTGGCTGGATCGCACCGCTGCTGCTCTGCGTCATGCGATTGGGACAGGGGTTGGGCCTCGGCGGGGAATGGGGTGGGGCGGCGCTGCTCGCCGTCGAAAACGCACCGCCGCATCGCCGCAATACGTGGGGCATGTTCCCGCCGCTCGGCGCGCCGGTCGGTTTCATCATGGCCAACGGGCTGTTCTTGCTCCTTGGCCTGGCCTTGGACGACGCGCAGTTCCGCGAATGGGGCTGGCGGCTGCCGTTCCTGGTCAGCGCCGTGCTGGTGGCACTGGGCCTCTGGGTCCGTCTCAAGCTGACGGAGACCCCTGCATTCCTTGAAGCCGCGGAGGCGGAGGCGCTGCCGAAGGTGCCGATCGCGACGCTGATCGGCCATCATGCCCGGCCGCTGATCGCGGGTACCGGCGGCGTGATCGCGTGCTTCGCGCTCTTCTATCTTGCGACCGCGTTCACGCTTGGTTACGGCACCAAGACGCTGGGTTACGGTCGGCAGGCGATGCTCGGCGCAGAGCTGGCCGCGATCCTGTTCCTCGCTGCCGGGGTCATCGTGGCGAGCGTGATCGCCGATCGCACCGGTGCGCGCCGCGTGCTGGTCATCGGCTTCATCGGTTGCATCGTCGCTGGCCTGACGATGGGGCCGATGCTGGGCGCAGGATCGTTGTTCGTGATCTTCCTGTGGCTCGCCTTCGCGCTGTTCGTGATGGGGTTCGCCTATGGTCCGCTCGGTGGCTGGCTGCCGAGCCTGTTTCCTGCGGGGGTGCGCTACACCGGCGTGTCGATGACCTTCAATCTGGGTGGCATCATCGGCGGCGCGCTCGCGCCGCTGGCGGCGGAGGCGCTGGCACCCCATGGGCTCGGGTGGGTCGGGCTCTATCTGGTCGGGGCCGGCCTGCTCAGCCTGGCCGGGCTGGCGCTGCTGCGTCAGCCCTGA
- a CDS encoding phosphoribosylanthranilate isomerase, whose protein sequence is MPLAKICGLSTPETLDAALRHGASHIGFVFFPPSSRHLDFAQAERLTARVPGSVGRVGVFVDPDDDTVERAVTSGKLDILQLHKTTPARMAAIRARTGRQTWAAVAVKTRANLGAARGFIGTADRILYDAKTPDGASLPGGMGLRFDWALLDGFDHPLPWALSGGLDPGNVAEAIRRTGAPLVDVSSGVESAPGVKDVDKIAAFLKAAQL, encoded by the coding sequence ATGCCCCTTGCCAAGATATGCGGTCTCTCGACGCCCGAAACGCTCGACGCGGCGCTTCGCCATGGCGCCAGCCATATCGGGTTCGTCTTCTTTCCACCTTCGTCGCGCCACCTCGATTTCGCGCAGGCCGAACGGCTGACCGCGCGGGTGCCGGGGAGCGTCGGGCGGGTCGGCGTGTTCGTCGATCCCGACGATGATACCGTCGAGCGCGCGGTGACCTCCGGAAAGCTCGACATCCTCCAGTTGCACAAGACAACACCGGCGCGGATGGCCGCGATCCGCGCACGGACCGGCCGCCAGACGTGGGCGGCGGTCGCCGTGAAGACGCGCGCAAACCTTGGCGCAGCGCGTGGTTTCATCGGGACTGCGGACCGGATCCTCTATGACGCCAAGACGCCGGACGGCGCCAGCCTGCCGGGTGGCATGGGCCTGCGGTTCGATTGGGCGTTGCTCGACGGATTCGATCATCCGTTGCCCTGGGCGCTGTCGGGCGGCCTCGATCCCGGCAATGTGGCGGAGGCGATCCGGCGCACCGGTGCGCCGCTGGTCGACGTATCGTCCGGCGTCGAAAGCGCGCCGGGGGTCAAGGATGTGGACAAGATCGCCGCCTTCCTTAAAGCGGCGCAGCTATGA
- a CDS encoding bifunctional folylpolyglutamate synthase/dihydrofolate synthase: MPDHATSTDPAVQAQLDRLWALSPGADVLGLERITRLLTRLGDPQHALPPVFHVAGTNGKGSTCAFLRAALEAAGHDVHVFSSPHLVRFNERIRIAGRLIEDPALSALLGEVLDHADGIAASFFEVTTAAAFLAFARTPATATIVEVGLGGRLDATNVIECPTVTGIAALGMDHEAFLGDRITDIAAEKAGIAKAGVPLVTMNYPAPSRARIAAAAAQVGAPLVARNEHWWSDTARGTIRYRDTGFSVVTHRPRLVGPHQSRNLALAIAMLRHQGTVNVPEAAMRAAADWAQWPARMQRLGGGPLHDRLGEGRELWLDGAHNPSAAQPVARALRDVAAGRPVVLVLGMLANKDAAGVLRMLATAVSHVIAVPVPGHAHHAPAALVAMADDLGLTGETATGLVEAVDSAARHDGAIVLIAGSLYLAGEALALNDEAPD; encoded by the coding sequence ATGCCGGACCACGCCACATCTACCGACCCCGCGGTGCAAGCGCAGCTCGATCGGCTATGGGCGCTGTCGCCCGGTGCCGACGTGCTGGGGCTGGAACGGATCACCCGCCTGCTCACGCGGCTCGGCGATCCGCAACATGCGCTGCCGCCGGTGTTCCATGTCGCCGGCACCAACGGCAAGGGTTCGACCTGCGCTTTCCTGCGCGCGGCGCTGGAGGCAGCGGGACATGACGTCCACGTCTTTTCGAGCCCCCATCTGGTGCGCTTCAACGAACGCATCCGCATCGCCGGACGCCTGATCGAGGATCCGGCGCTTTCAGCGCTGCTCGGCGAGGTGCTCGACCACGCCGACGGCATCGCCGCGAGCTTCTTCGAGGTGACGACCGCCGCGGCGTTCCTGGCCTTCGCCCGCACACCGGCGACGGCCACGATCGTCGAGGTGGGGTTGGGCGGCAGACTGGATGCGACCAACGTCATCGAGTGCCCCACCGTCACGGGCATTGCGGCGCTCGGCATGGATCATGAGGCGTTCCTCGGCGACCGCATCACCGACATCGCCGCGGAGAAGGCAGGGATCGCGAAGGCCGGCGTGCCGCTGGTGACGATGAACTACCCTGCCCCCAGCCGCGCGCGCATCGCCGCGGCCGCCGCGCAGGTCGGGGCTCCGCTCGTAGCCCGCAACGAGCATTGGTGGAGCGACACCGCGCGTGGCACGATCCGCTATCGCGACACCGGCTTTTCGGTCGTGACGCACCGGCCGCGGCTGGTCGGACCGCATCAATCGCGCAATCTTGCGTTGGCGATCGCGATGCTGCGACATCAGGGCACGGTGAACGTGCCGGAGGCAGCCATGCGTGCCGCCGCGGACTGGGCGCAATGGCCAGCACGCATGCAACGGCTCGGCGGCGGCCCCCTGCACGATCGACTGGGTGAAGGCCGCGAGCTGTGGCTTGACGGCGCGCACAATCCGTCCGCGGCGCAACCGGTAGCCCGCGCGTTGCGCGACGTGGCGGCCGGCCGTCCGGTCGTGCTGGTGCTCGGCATGCTCGCCAACAAGGATGCCGCCGGGGTTTTGCGGATGCTGGCCACCGCGGTGTCCCACGTCATCGCCGTGCCGGTACCGGGGCATGCGCATCATGCTCCGGCAGCATTGGTGGCGATGGCCGACGATCTTGGCCTGACGGGAGAGACGGCAACGGGGCTGGTAGAGGCCGTCGATAGCGCAGCTCGGCACGACGGTGCGATCGTGTTGATCGCGGGTTCGCTGTATCTCGCCGGTGAAGCGCTCGCCCTGAACGACGAGGCACCGGATTGA
- the trpA gene encoding tryptophan synthase subunit alpha — protein MSERLARAFAVHRPALVTFVTAGDGPTDAILDALVEGGANVIELGMPFTDPMADGPAIQAANIRSLAAGTRTADILSIATAFRARHPNVPLVLMGYANPMLRRGPDWFAQAAADAGVDGVICVDIPPEEDDALGPELRRRGIDPIRLATPTTDAARLPKVLDGASGFLYYVSVAGITGLQQAAQGSIDQAVARLKASTDLPVAVGFGVRTPEQASAIGAVADGVVVGSAIVELVAQHGADAPAAVRTYVQSLSGALKDSARKVTA, from the coding sequence ATGAGCGAGCGGCTGGCGCGTGCCTTCGCAGTGCATCGGCCTGCGCTGGTGACCTTCGTCACCGCGGGCGACGGACCGACCGACGCGATCCTCGACGCCCTGGTCGAAGGCGGTGCGAACGTCATCGAACTCGGCATGCCGTTCACCGACCCGATGGCGGACGGCCCGGCGATCCAGGCGGCGAACATCCGCAGCTTGGCCGCCGGCACGCGCACCGCCGACATCCTGTCGATCGCGACGGCGTTTCGGGCACGTCACCCGAATGTCCCGCTGGTCCTGATGGGATATGCCAATCCGATGCTGCGCCGCGGCCCCGACTGGTTCGCGCAGGCTGCGGCGGACGCGGGCGTCGATGGCGTGATCTGCGTCGACATTCCTCCCGAAGAGGATGACGCGCTGGGTCCCGAATTGCGCCGCCGCGGAATCGATCCGATCCGCCTCGCCACGCCGACCACCGACGCCGCGCGCTTGCCCAAGGTGCTCGATGGCGCGTCCGGCTTTCTCTATTACGTCTCCGTCGCCGGGATCACCGGCCTGCAACAGGCGGCGCAAGGATCGATCGATCAGGCCGTCGCGCGGCTGAAGGCATCGACCGACCTGCCGGTCGCAGTTGGATTCGGCGTGCGCACGCCCGAACAGGCATCGGCGATCGGTGCGGTCGCCGACGGCGTCGTCGTCGGGTCGGCGATCGTGGAACTCGTCGCGCAGCATGGTGCCGATGCGCCCGCCGCCGTCCGTACCTATGTTCAATCGCTGAGCGGAGCGCTGAAGGACTCCGCGCGAAAGGTTACCGCATGA